The following nucleotide sequence is from Mangifera indica cultivar Alphonso chromosome 17, CATAS_Mindica_2.1, whole genome shotgun sequence.
ttgtacaaaataaaataacagtttaTGATCGACTGATATGagtatttactttttctcttattttaaaattatctaatcaaatattaacACCACAATTTgtacatatattattacttttttatttaacttctTCATGTAGAAATCTTACAACATCAATATGTGTAGATGCCAAGTCGATGCTTAAGTAGAGGATattaaaacccttttttttcttGGGGCAATCACTTCAATATCTAATTTGTTCATGAAATTTCAGTCGATGCATTTtccagtttttaaaattgaaataatatgcAGAAAACTACGAGAGCATACCAGGCTTTTGTAGTTGAAGAGATCTTTGTTTTATAGAAAccaaattagataaaattatatgcacccaaatttaaatatatgattagatattcaaataatatattatcatataattaagtaatttcaaCAACATTTAATCactcaataatatattatttaaatatttaattaggttttaaaattaagtgtaCATACTTTTATTGTACTTTGAaaaaagatatttgaatttcttttttatactcTATTAGCCCTGTCAagaaactaataatattaataatatattatctggatatttaatttattttacgtAGCATTACTCTTTAAAAAAAGTGGGTATCAGCAATACTACTTATATACATTGCTTTCTTAGGTGTATGATAATCTTGGTCGATCTTTCCTATTCCATTATCACGCTGTGGCCTTGCTCGTCCATCTGCATGACCATCACAGTCCATGGAAAAATCAGCTTGCTGCTCATTTTTCCCTTccaaaacaataacaatatctttgagtatacaaatgagtgattttgaattaaaattaagtaataactagtcatataattaaacatataaatatatactcatttataaacttaaagTATGTGCGTGTAACAATACTCTAATAACAAAAACATGCCCAGAAGAAAATTTTCTACTGttgaaaatcaatattacaTTACATTTAGCTTCAGAAGACAGTATATAAATTTCAGGCTTTAATCAACCAACTGCAAATAATTTGTGGGTGCGGGACAATGACAAGAAAAACATCCTGGCCATTCAAACGATAAGAAACAGGCCAAAGGACtacttcccacccaaggtatgctgcattctcaagttttctccctttaactttgataatctcaaatacctacctatgaacagttaaaattaacgaaatcctaactccttaaaattttatctctttttgcctctctaaactttaaaaactaaaagtttcccccaacttaagttttaaaaaatgacagtttcaccctaaagtttcgttttgaaatctccaacaTCATCTTTGACTTCATTATCGGtagcctctccctcccaaagcatccTCTCCCTCCGGCGATCTCTCTACTCCAATTTGGACGCTTGATCGACGTCGAAAGAGTggtggaagacgaagagctttgtcGGGGAAGataaagctcttcgtcttccatgCTTCTCCGACGCCTATTGGGCTTTCAAATAAGAGGAGAGAGATCGTCGgagggagaggatgcttcgagagggagaggctgCTGGCAATGgagtcagagatttcaaaacaaaaccctatggtgaaactatcattttttaaaacttacgctgagggaaatttttagtttttaaagtttagggaggcgacaagagattatattttagtttatttttaatattatagagaaaatgacgattttacctttactatcattaattttaactactcatgagtgaatatttgatattatcaaagttaaaagggggaAACTTGcgaatgcagcataccttgggtgggaaatagtcctttgccctaaGAAACATGATAATGGGGTCAACCCTAATGGTAACAACATCGATACTCCTTTCCACAGGTGTAGCAGCAGTTATAAGCACACATAAAGCCATTAGAAAAAAGCCATTTATGGGGGTCTTGGAGACTTTATGGTGGCATTAAAATATGTGACACTTCTCACAGTCTTCCTATCTTCATTTTTTTGCCACTCATTGTCgataagatttttaaaccaaGCGAACATCCTCATCAACACTCCACCAGACCCATTGGCCATTGTAACTCCTGAGTACCTGAATGAGTTATTAGAGAAAGGTTGTCTTTTAAACACTGTTAGAAACAGACTTTTGTATGCAGCATTCCCTCTTCTTCTTTGGATTGTTGGCCCTGTGCTTGTCTTCTTGGGTTCTGTAACAATGGTCCCTGTGCTTTACAATCTTGATTTCGCGTTGGGGAGTGGAAAACGAAAGCCTTCTGTCAATGGATCAAATGGGGAATGTGAATCTGTGTAatcttatatgtataattaactTTTAGTGCTTGCCCCATGCATGCATGAATGCTTTTAACATATGTAACACACTTTCTAGGAGTCCTTCTGGAGAATAATGTTACTTCTGTGACTATTATTGTATGAtcgaataattaattaacaaagatGCAAAATTAACCacttaaaataccaaaaatatcctcataaataataataaactccAACTTAAAAGCACACAAATATGTCAACAATGATCAACAACATTCAAAAAGTATGTAGTTAAGCATAAACtataaagtaataatataaataagaacaTTATGCCCCCATGCTCACCCATGGCTAACCTGTTTCTACACAATCACCATTATCACTTGTTAGCTGcaaaatataaaggaaaatgagtGAATGAAAATATTTAGTAAGAGTCTCTAAGTCCTACATTTTTTCTCAAGCTTCCTTTCCACATTTCTAACTTGCATTCCTAATCTTTTCTCTCTCATCGTCTAGGGTATATTTGAGGATTTAGATTCTGAGGACATAGAATGTAATACATGTAAAACATCTTTTGagtttataattctttttaagGGTTAAATTATCGAGtttaaaacatttgaatttaatatgCAAAAAAcctattattctttttttttttttaaatggatagCAAAGTAACTATTTTGTGTTTAcacgaataatttttttaatcaaagtttgattttaggatgaaaattgttatttatactaattagaggtaaaaaattgtttttaagccAAATGTCGGGtggaaaaattgtaatttactcgtaaaaaaaaattaggtattacccataaaaaaaaaaaaaaagtaaaattaggAAAAGCATAACTCATtacttttcttaaaataaaagagaaagaaagtggagcatgcatgcatgctttaattttttttcttttaaaggtCGGTGGCTGTCTATTTCTCCTTTTCCATTTGGATTGCCTTTGCACCACTTATTCTCTTTTAATTACTTTACTAAACCGCCCACTTCATTCCCACCTTTCTTAAAGCTTAGGTAATCTAATTGTTCAATTATTACTTCattatcaaactcaaatttgatgtGCCCATCTCATGAATCagggttgaattcaaactgagattcatgtttagtttgatttgagccGAATTAAAGTTAAAACTTTAGTACAATAGTTCGGCTTAAGTCCTTTTTATAcgatttcatttattttgttagaaatattatttatctcacttgtaataatatttatcatatcaataattattgtagatttaatcaaactcaaattaattcatatttaaatttaattcgattcgaatttaactttACCCATGATTTGCTAGTTCTTTCATTGTACTTGGGGAATTAATTTCTCCTATGATCTCAGTTAATTTATCCATTACTTGTACATTAAGAAATAGTTAGTggtcaagaagaagaagaaggtcaTTTTGGTAATATGAACATCAATGTATGTGCGtcaaattaacttttttgttCTTCATGTGGGGGCCTTCACTTTTGTAACCTGTCCTGATTAGGGAAaagttattaatataaataacacaacTCGCTTGCTTGAATCCTCccccttctttctcttctctaatTTTTCATCTCTCGTTAATGGAGAATCAAGCAGGGGAAACTTCATCTACCGAGTCTCAGGTCACTTCCATCCACCCTACCGCCCCCGGCGGAGGAAACTGCATGAAACGGAGTGCGTCGGAGATAGCCATGGCggagttttttaattttaacgcATCGTCAGACCTCACTGAAAACAGCGTCATCCATCACCCAACTTTCCATGAAATTTCTGAACAGTTCTTGGCTGACGATCTCTCCTTTGATTTCAAGAATCGGGTAAGAATTATTATTTCTCCTTTTCTTAATTAAACATGGCGAAATAAATTGCTATGTCCCGCCCAAAGTTTAAAGAATaacttcaagttttaaaaagttaaattctgATCCGTTatctatttttttgataaattttatatgatttttctagaaataattattttattttttattaaaattacgtaattataattacttcttaatataaatattaaattattaatatatctttatattaaaaatttattatttaaatttttaaaaaactttaaaatattatattttaataaatatttaaaaggtgtaacaatattttctaaaacgttttaaaaatctaaatatatcAAAGCacaatcaaactttttttgaaatttcaaaaattttctaatattttcttaGTAACCCTAacgtttttaaaaattgtaatttaccctctaaagttttgaaaacaacaaattataagaaaataaaggaaacaaaaaaaaagaaagaaaagagaaaatagatataaaataatttttctgttttttcacttaacataatttattaataaaaataaataacagataaaaaattgatttttttaaacttaaaaaataatcatttcggCCAACTTTGGCTGAGAAATAGTTTTGTTTTCCCCCTAtcatttacatatattattagtGTGGTGGGTATATTGATAATTACGGCAATAATTTGTCTAAAAATCTAGGACTCTGATATTTTTGTCGCCTTTGCTGTCTTGTTTCTCAATATGCCTATCATGCTGAATGCATAGCCACGTCGTATTCGAGAGCTACAAATAAAAATCGATAAGAGAGATTAAGAGATTAATTACGTGTTAATCATAATTAACCAACTGTATCAATTTTTGTGCATGCAAACAGGAAATCATGAACGGGTTCCTGGGTGATCTTGCGTGGGCAGAAAATCTCACATCGCAGAAACTAACCAAGATTAATATTGCAGCAGCAGCCGTTGATTCACTGTCATCCATATGTCGCAGAGGTaaacaaattaatgaataattaattacggttaaatttgagttaaattgagttcgaattcgaatttgaattcatcaaatttgtctaaaaattgtttgaatttgactcgtTTAAAAAAGAGTCATACTCGAACTGAGTTTTTAGTTCAATTCACTATTAtagttgaataaaaaaactaaaacgacatgttaattgatttttttcagaattttttaagtttgtgagCTTGACGAATTGAATATCCTTAacatttgagttcaaacttgaaaatgagtttaaatttatttgagtcaaactcgttttagattcattcaaattgaattcattatCAAGTTTGAACAAATTTGACTAGGAGTCAACCCTAATTAACAtgaataattgattaattaattgctatatgaattatatagttttgatataaataatgcAGGGAATTGGTCGAGTGAAAGTAAGCAGAAGCCCAAAAAATGCAGCGAAGAAAGTGAAATAATAGCAAGAGGAACAAGCAGTGGATCGTCTGGGGGTCAGTCTGACGATGAAACTGGTCCATGTGAACAAAGCATTGACCCGACCTATTTGAAACGCATTAgaaggtaattaattaattaattaattcttatTATGTTGCAAAGTGGGGTTATTAATTTGTGGTTGCTATAATAATTACTCTAGGAAGGTCTCCAACCGAGAGTCTGCAAGGCGATCAAGGAAAAGAAAGCAAGCACATATGGCAGACCTTGAAACCCaggtaattatattataattataattaagcattaattaatcgtatttaaattataacttGCGTGATTAATGCGTCAGGTTGATCGACTGAGAGGAGAAAATGCATCTCTGTACAAGCAATTTATAAATGCAACTCAACACTATAAAGACGCTGACACAAACAATAGAGTGCTTAAATCTGACGTGGAAGCTCTGAGAGCCAAGGTATGTTATGTAAAATAACATAAGAGGtgattaattattgattaagaAGCTTAATCACTTACTTAATTGTGTAAATTAATTAGGTTAAGTTAGCAGAAGACGTAGTAGCTCGAGGGTCATTCACGTGTGGATTGAATCAACTTCTTCAAAGTCATTTAACCACACCACAGCCAATAGCCAATCAGAATAATCCACGTCAATTACCGAATATGCCTGTTTCGGTTTCTGTGTCACCGACAATTACTGTGCATGGTGAAAATAATGCAAATTCGTATGCTACTGGGTTGCCTCATGGTTCCTCTCTTAATACTCCTGATATCAGCAATGGACTCATTAATAGCGATTCTGCAAGCTGTGGCTCTGGGATTTGGCATTGATTATTAACTATCCATGGACATTTtctgttcttttcttttctttcttctagcAGGGATGGTATGGTTAATGTTATAAGTATTCGGCtttgagtattcaattgagtactcaaataaaataatgttattgagTATCAACTGAATATTCAATTGAGTATTCAAAACtggatacatatatataatatagtttcGTACCAGACAATCTTGTACATTGACTTATGTAGACATGTAGTctagtttgttttttttatttagccTTCTTCTACGTTATGCTTGTAAtttatatgagatatatatgAACCCAAAATAAGATGAGATCCATCATTTATGTAAGACAGTTCAATCATGAAGCCTGAAACAAAGAGTCTGCTGTTTCTCTTTTAATGGCAAGTTCTGATCAACTTAATTTATAAGAAAGAAGACATTGTTGTGAAGAACATGATGTGAAATTTGCCCTTATTGGTAACTTGAGTTACAAAGAAAGGTAATTCCTAAGAGTGAGAGCATAGGTTAGAGATCcatgataacatatcaagatcaaatttcTGAATTAATGGTTTTACCTATTTCGTGTGTTTGGCTTAACCCCGAAGGAAGGATGGAATATACAATTAGGTGTATGAATAGAACAAAGTTTTCAGCCCTCATCAATTTGAACTCGCCAAAATCAACCTTTCGATCAAGATTCAAATCCACAACCTTCAACATCTTTTCATTTTCAGAAATATCCCATCCTTTATCCAGTCCAAGACTTGAAATTGCAACCTTGCTTGTTGATAACAATCACTTGAATGCTGCCTGTGCCAAGTCCGGATGTTCCTCCTCTGCCAAGCTGTTGCAAGTCTTTTGATTCTGCCTATCTAGCAACTCTCTTGCTGTGCCATGAATTTGCTTCTGCTGCTCTGCCTGAAATTTCGCCCTGCCAAGCTGCTTCAATTCACTTGATGCTGCCTGTCTGTGATCTTTCCTGCTGTATCATGAAATTTGCTGCTGTGCCTGGAATCTCCTCCTGCCAAGTCTGGATGCCGCTCCCCTGCCAAGCTGCTTCGGATCATTGTTGCTGCCTGCCTGGGAACAATACTGCTGTGCCATGAAGTTGGTTCATTGCACTTATTTTTCTGGTCTGGCTCTTGTGTGTATCTGGCTGCCTACCTGGGAATGCTGCACTTATTTTCCAGGTCTGCTGTGCCAGAGATAGTTTGTCTCTGCTACTTTCCTCTATTTGGGTTTTGGTGCTCTGTTTTGTGGCCTCCTGTCCTCTTGATGTTCTGTCTGTGTTGGGCTGGAGATCCTATGTATAAGGTGCCCTTTGGGCCCTtatatagtaataaaaaattgttttatataatcgctattttgttctttattttACATTTGTGAAGATAGTTAACAAAATGAGTTTATGTTGTTTCTTTTGAACttagtaatataattttatttaacccaagaaaaaaaacaatcacTTAAATGCCCTCATTTCATATCgtaatttgttattgttttttgcTCAAATCCGATcaatcttaataatataaaaacatggAAGCTGGCAAATGGATCgaatatattttagttattgGAGGATATGAGTGCATGGTACACGATAATGTTTATTTAGTTCATGAGTGTGTAATACAAGTCTGTAAACTTAATCAGAATATGTTATTTGGAAATGGGAAACACTCGTTCTCCCTTTATCAAATCCTCTGTATTAACTTCTGAATCCAGCCTCCCAGTTATAAAATACAGCTCACCATCACCGTGCCTTCTTCCATCCAGTATAATTACATGAAAAATAATCACTAAAAATGTTCATTTCTTCCTTTGTGGGAGCACTGTTTGATTTGAGTCATATAGTCATGGCATAATTAGATACAAAGACATTCTATCATGTTCAGtt
It contains:
- the LOC123199979 gene encoding basic leucine zipper 9 gives rise to the protein MENQAGETSSTESQVTSIHPTAPGGGNCMKRSASEIAMAEFFNFNASSDLTENSVIHHPTFHEISEQFLADDLSFDFKNREIMNGFLGDLAWAENLTSQKLTKINIAAAAVDSLSSICRRGNWSSESKQKPKKCSEESEIIARGTSSGSSGGQSDDETGPCEQSIDPTYLKRIRRKVSNRESARRSRKRKQAHMADLETQVDRLRGENASLYKQFINATQHYKDADTNNRVLKSDVEALRAKVKLAEDVVARGSFTCGLNQLLQSHLTTPQPIANQNNPRQLPNMPVSVSVSPTITVHGENNANSYATGLPHGSSLNTPDISNGLINSDSASCGSGIWH